The Astatotilapia calliptera chromosome 8, fAstCal1.2, whole genome shotgun sequence nucleotide sequence ACTGCGGCATTTTCTCTCAGaccagttggtggcggtaatgcTCTATTTTGCTGTTTGCCAACTGCCAATAAACCGTATaaagaagtagaagaagaattTCTCTCAGGTTTCCCATTTTGTATGGAAACTGGTGGAAGTAACCCTGAGATTAACTTAAACCTTCAGCCCAGTTTAAACACAACATGAATATATACCTCACATAATCATAATCATCTTAGTTTCACACACATCATTTTCTCATGGTGATTGTTGCCCAACTTGGCGAACCAATGATTTGCCTTACGCCCTGCGGTCTGAGGACAAaaaaggtacacacacacacacacacacacacacacacacacagccagaaATCTGACTTTGAAGGAAAAGCTATATCTCGATGGTTAATAGCTTGCATTGGTCgacaaaaaagaagcagaacaaacacagagaggtaTAAGTCTGGGTTTGTTAATCTCTATTTTGAATGCTGCTCATTTTTAAAGATGCAATGAAGTCTGTTGGCATTTTCAGTGTGCTCAGCATTTATCCCTGACATTAGCTCAAAGTTTATGCTCCAGGTGAGGCTTGAACTCACAACCTCGGCATAGCTGAGCCTAATACTGCCATATAAGTACCGCGCGCTAACTGATTGCACCACTGGAGCACATGCTCAAAGGTTTTATTCCTTTCTCCCTTCATTCAACTGGTCTAAGGGAAAAAGCAGGGGGACAGAAACAGCTTAGTCAGTAACTCATAGGACAAACGCTTTACACTATACTATATTGCCACAAATTTCACGCTCGTAGTCTATGTACTATATATAAGATTAATCGATAGATGCATTGTAACAGCAGTCTGGCGAGGGAGGAGCGGCTAGCAGGTCCAGCGGGCATGTGGTGTGGAGGTTAGCCGGATAACTCAGAGCCAGTTAGTTAAACAGACCTTTATTTGATGTTAGCAACATAAGACCATACAAGCCAGGTCCCACGGCTCTACCCTGTCCGTACATACATGTGCGGGGATCGGTAGTCGCCGGCGCCAGCCAAGTTACAGCGATAAGGTTTCTCTGAACAGCAACGCGATCAGCATGTAACGGCCACCACTATACTCCCACACCCACTAGGGGACTCCCCCAACTACAATAATAGTAGGGCAGTGGTGCTATAATACAATAAGGGTTGTCACAGCATGCATTAATATATGTGGGGAatcaggtttgttttttctatacatctatgttacaaatgttttttttttcagtctgtgcacatttgtttcagatcatttctgtttcacttttttcatatttcacttttattctttaattttCGTAGGTTTTAGTGTAGTTTACTAAGAGATATTGAACTAATTGATAAAGAATTCAAGCATGTGGCAACCAAGTCTTTGTATCCCTGTATTCTACCACTATACCATGAACTTCCATTTAGCAAAACTAAAATGAACGAAAGTGTAAGTCTGTGTCGACTTCTTTTCATATAAATGAGCTTTGCCTCAAATAAAATTTGCCTCTCTGTTATACTATTTCCCAGTAATGTTTTAGAAGCAGTTAACTGTACTATTTGATTGACTTTCACGCATTTAAATAAGCTATTCTGACATCCTTGGctcttactttttaaaaagcagctaagTGAACTACATATAAATGTTGATTAGTCTTCAGTACAGTTTGCTTGCTGCCACTGCAGCAAGAGGTGATTGGCTTCTACAGTTCTTGGTAGTGGAGGAGCACATGACTGGCTAAATCTTGGTTGAATTtggtacaaaaaaaaactatagcCGCTCACATGGATTTGCTTGACCAACCGGTGGCAGGTGAATAGAAATGCTTAAAAGCCTTCAGTACAAATATTAGGAAAAGGATTTAACACaatctttaaatattaaacatgctTTGCTCTTCCTGTGCACTGGCATCACAGTCAGCGGATTTCAGTTCATGTGTGGGAGGAGCAAAATTGTGGAAAAGCCCACAGTGGCAATAGACATTTTTAcctcacaaaaatgtcaagagtgCAATGGTAAAGTGTAAAGTGCATCTAGGACAGCAAGAACAAATACTGCTGAAAGTGGGATATTAAAGCTGCTTTCATGCCAAGTCCAGCCAAAGCCTGTAGTATAGATATTGAGGCGCAATAGGGCTTGCAGTCACCTGATCTAAAGCAGCGATCAGGTGTCATTCTTGCTTTCAACCTTGGTGTACggtcaccccccccccacctgtGTGTTCTTATTAGAACAGGGATTTGCATGAGCATGTGGAACCATAGCCAGCCCCCCCAAACTCAGTTCCCCATCACATTTAAAGCCATACATGACTGGATCCTATACGGACTAAGAACCATCATTACATTGTGGTAGTATACATCATgttctagagcaggggtgctcaatcccagtcctcgagagctactgtcctgcagcttttagatgcatccctactccaacacagctgaatcaaatgtttgattacctcttcagcatgccatcaagtttggaaaaggcctgataacaagccattcatttgattcagctgtgtcagaacaaggatgcatctaaaagctgcaggacagtagctctcgaggactgggattgagCACCCCTGTTCTAGAGGGATAACATGTATGAAACCCAAGTGGTGCATTTATAACTCATTGCTCAAAGTTTGAATAAAGCAGGCTTTATTTTAAGATCAAGACATTACATGGACCCACTCCATCATCAGACCCTGGCCTTGGTCTGGCTGTTGGCTGGCAGTGGCTTGCCCATGTGGATCCCCACTGTGAGGCCACATTCTTTGCTGGCATATTTCTCTTTGACCTCAGGCTTCAGCAGGAAACCCTTCTCCTTGTCAAAGTAGTCCAAGGGAGCAAAGTACACAGTGGCTTCCCCACAGAGGTTTTGCAGTCGTGTGCGCCAGCCCTCCAGCATGGAGCTGCGAGATTCAGGAGAACCAGTAGCAGGATCCCAGAAGATCTGAGGGGCAAAAACCTGGAAGCCACAGTAGTTCAGGATCCCATTCTGCACACAGGGAGGAGCAGCTGTTACCACATGACAGATCATTTCATGCTTGGCTCTGTTTATAGTGAGACCTCACCTGCAGTGGCCACAGTGTGACATTGATGTCACCATTGATGCCAGTGTCACTGTACACAGATTCAGGACAGTCAGTGGTGAAGGACAGCATGGCTTTCTTGTCCTGTACAGAGGAAGGAgtgagcagagagggagaggacacAGCCTGAACACAGACACGTTGGTGGAGTTCTCACCTTGAAGATGCCCTCACTGTACCGCTTCTCCTGTGCGTAGGCAAAGCCCAACACACGATCCATCCACCCCTTCATGATTGCAGGAACAGATGACCAGTACATGGGGAACTGGGAAACACAGGTTTAATGGTCATTTTGATGTCAACACCTGTTAGCTGACCACAAAGACACTCCCAGTCAGACACTACCTGAAAGATGACAAGGTCTGCCTCCTTGAGCTTCTCCTGCTCTTTTTTGATGTCATCTGCAAGTCTGCCCTCCTCTGATGCCAATTTGATCTCCTTTGCGTAGCAGAAGTTCTCAGCATCCTTCACTCCACCTGCAAATAAAGCTAATATTTACAACTGAAGCACAAAGCATTGCTATACCTGCAGAATATTTGTATACCAGTGATGTCCTCAGTAGTAGCAGCAGCTTTGAACTTCATGGCGTACAGGTCAGACACCTCTACAGTGCAGCCTTGAGCAGTCAAAGATGCCACAGCAGCATCTTTGGCAGCAGCATTGAAAGAGGTAGGGCTTTCATGGGCATACACAATCAGCACTTTCTTTGctacaccccccaaaaaaagaagttgtGATAAAATTCCAGTCAGATCACAAACCTTTCACTGTTCTTGTCAAAGATTATCAGCTTTGGCCAAACAGATT carries:
- the LOC113028247 gene encoding NAD(P)H dehydrogenase [quinone] 1-like, with product MAKKVLIVYAHESPTSFNAAAKDAAVASLTAQGCTVEVSDLYAMKFKAAATTEDITGGVKDAENFCYAKEIKLASEEGRLADDIKKEQEKLKEADLVIFQFPMYWSSVPAIMKGWMDRVLGFAYAQEKRYSEGIFKDKKAMLSFTTDCPESVYSDTGINGDINVTLWPLQNGILNYCGFQVFAPQIFWDPATGSPESRSSMLEGWRTRLQNLCGEATVYFAPLDYFDKEKGFLLKPEVKEKYASKECGLTVGIHMGKPLPANSQTKARV